From the Halichoerus grypus chromosome 3, mHalGry1.hap1.1, whole genome shotgun sequence genome, one window contains:
- the ADH4 gene encoding all-trans-retinol dehydrogenase [NAD(+)] ADH4 translates to MGTKGKVIKCKAAIAWETGKPLCIEEVEVAPPKAHEVRVQIIATALCHTDAHIINPKFKEALLPVILGHEGAGIVESVGPGVTNFKPGDKVIPLYMPQCRKCKFCLSPLTNFCKKLSLVKNLLVDQELMEDKTSRFTCKGKPIYHFMGISTFTQYTVVSDINLAKIDDDANLERVCLFGCGFSTGYGAAINNAKVTPGSTCAVFGLGGVGLSAIMGCKVAGASRIIAIDINSEKFTKAKALGATDCLNPRNLDKPIQEVIIEMTNGGVDFALDCAGGPETMRAALDSTIAGWGSCTFIGVDSEMRGLMVSPVELIMGRTINGTCFGGWKSIDSIPKLVTDYKNKKFDLDILVTHTLPFDKINEAFDLMNQGKSIRIVLTF, encoded by the exons ATGGGCACCAAGGGCAAA gtTATTAAATGCAAAGCAGCCATTGCCTGGGAAACAGGCAAGCCCCTTTGCATAGAAGAGGTTGAGGTAGCTCCCCCCAAGGCTCATGAAGTTCGCGTGCAG ATAATCGCCACTGCCCTGTGCCATACTGATGCCCATATTATCAATCCTAAATTTAAAGAGGCCCTTCTCCCAGTGATCCTTGGCCATGAGGGTGCAGGAATTGTGGAAAGTGTTGGGCCAGGAGTGACCAACTTCAAACCAG GTGACAAAGTAATTCCACTCTACATGCCTCAATGTAGAAAATGCAAGTTCTGTCTGAGTCCACTCACAAATTTCTGTAAAAAACTCAG tctAGTGAAAAATCTTCTTGTTGATCAAGAACTAATGGAAGACAAAACCAGTAGGTTTACCTGCAAAGGAAAACCAATTTACCATTTCATGGGGATCAGTACCTTCACTCAGTACACCGTAGTGTCGGATATAAATCTTGCCAAAATCGATGATGATGCAAATTTAGAGAGAGTTTGTCTGTTTGGATGTGGGTTTTCAACTGGCTATGGAGCTGCAATCAACAATGCCAAG GTCACCCCTGGTTCTACTTGTGCCGTCTTTGGCCTAGGAGGTGTTGGTCTTTCCGCTATAATGGGTTGTAAAGTAGCAGGAGCTTCCAGAATCATAGCTATTGACATCAACAGTGAGAAGTTTACAAAGGCCAAAGCCCTTGGAGCCACTGACTGCCTCAATCCTCGAAACCTAGATAAACCCATCCAGGAGGTCATCATTGAAATGACCAATGGAGGTGTGGATTTTGCCCTGGACTGTGCAGGTGGACCTGAAACCATG AGAGCAGCCCTGGACAGTACAATAGCAGGCTGGGGATCATGTACTTTCATTGGAGTAGACTCTGAAATGAGAGGATTGATGGTATCTCCAGTGGAGCTAATAATGGGCCGTACCATAAATGGAACATGCTTTGGTG GTTGGAAAAGCATCGATTCTATCCCAAAGCTGGTTACTGACTACAAGAATAAGAAATTTGATCTGGACATACTGGTGACTCATACCCTGCCTTTTGACAAAATCAATGAGGCATTTGACCTGATGAACCAAGGCAAAAG CATTCGAATAGTCCTGACCTTCTGA